A region from the Pseudomonas sp. KU26590 genome encodes:
- the aceE gene encoding pyruvate dehydrogenase (acetyl-transferring), homodimeric type — MQDLDPVETQEWLDALESVLDKEGEDRAHYLMTRMGELATRSGSQLPYAITTPYRNTIPVTHEARMPGDLFMERRIRSLVRWNALAMVVKTNIGDPDLGGHISSFASSATLYDIGFNYFFQAPTDEHGGDLIYFQGHASPGVYARAFMEGRITEDQMNNFRQEVDGNGLSSYPHPWLMKDFWQFPTVSMGLGPIQAIYQARFMKYLEHRGYIPEGKQKVWCFLGDGETDEPESLGAIALAGREKLDNLIFVVNCNLQRLDGPVRGNAKIIQELEGVFRGAQWNVTKVIWGRFWDPLLAKDVDGILQRRMDEVIDGEYQNYKAKDGAFVREHFFNSPELKAMVADMSDDEIWKLNRGGHDPYKVFAAYHAAVNHKGQPTVVLAKTIKGYGTGAGEAKNTAHNTKKVDVDSLRHFRDRFDIPIKDDQLEALPFFKPEEGSAEARYLAERRAALGGFVPQRRAQSFSLPTPPLETLKAILDGSGDREISTTMAFVRILTQLVKDKEVGQRIVPIIPDEARTFGMEGMFRQLGIYSSVGQLYEPVDKEQVMFYREDKKGQILEEGINEAGAMSSFIAAGTSYSSHNQPMIPFYIFYSMFGFQRIGDLAWAAGDSRTRGFLIGGTAGRTTLNGEGLQHEDGHSHILASTIPNCRTFDPTYGYELAVIIQDGMKKMFEEQQDVFYYLTVMNESYTQPAMPAGSEEGIIKGMYLLEEDTKEAAHHVQLLGSGTILREVREAAKILREQFNIGADVWSVTSFNELRRDGLAVERSNRLKPGQKPQLSYVEECLSGRKGPVIASTDYMKLFADQIRQWVPSKEYKVLGTDGFGRSDSRKKLRNFFEVDRHFVVLAALEALADRGDIEPKVVAEAIAKFGIDPEKRNPLDC; from the coding sequence ATGCAAGACCTCGATCCCGTCGAAACCCAGGAATGGCTGGACGCCCTGGAATCGGTTCTCGACAAAGAAGGCGAAGACCGTGCTCATTACCTGATGACCCGTATGGGCGAGCTGGCCACACGAAGTGGTTCGCAACTGCCTTACGCCATCACCACGCCTTATCGCAACACCATCCCCGTTACCCACGAAGCACGCATGCCCGGCGACCTGTTCATGGAACGCCGCATTCGCTCGCTGGTACGTTGGAACGCTTTGGCGATGGTGGTCAAGACCAACATCGGCGACCCGGATCTGGGCGGCCACATCTCCAGCTTCGCTTCCAGCGCAACCCTGTACGACATCGGCTTCAACTACTTCTTCCAGGCCCCGACCGACGAACACGGCGGCGACCTGATCTACTTCCAGGGTCACGCATCGCCAGGCGTCTACGCCCGTGCGTTCATGGAAGGCCGCATCACCGAAGACCAGATGAACAACTTCCGTCAGGAAGTCGATGGCAACGGTCTGTCGTCCTATCCGCACCCGTGGCTGATGAAAGACTTCTGGCAGTTCCCGACCGTTTCCATGGGCCTGGGTCCGATTCAGGCGATCTACCAGGCGCGCTTCATGAAGTACCTGGAGCACCGCGGCTACATCCCTGAAGGCAAGCAGAAAGTCTGGTGCTTCCTGGGCGACGGCGAGACCGACGAGCCGGAATCCCTGGGCGCCATTGCCCTGGCCGGTCGCGAGAAGCTCGACAACCTGATCTTCGTCGTGAACTGCAACCTGCAGCGTCTGGACGGTCCGGTTCGCGGCAACGCCAAGATCATCCAGGAACTGGAAGGCGTGTTCCGCGGTGCTCAGTGGAACGTGACCAAAGTCATCTGGGGCCGTTTCTGGGACCCACTGCTAGCCAAGGACGTCGACGGCATCCTGCAACGTCGCATGGACGAAGTCATCGACGGCGAATATCAGAACTACAAAGCAAAAGACGGCGCTTTCGTACGCGAACACTTCTTCAACTCGCCAGAACTCAAGGCGATGGTTGCGGATATGTCCGACGACGAAATCTGGAAGCTCAACCGTGGCGGCCACGACCCGTACAAGGTCTTCGCGGCTTACCACGCAGCGGTGAACCACAAGGGTCAGCCGACCGTGGTTCTGGCCAAGACGATCAAGGGTTATGGCACCGGCGCCGGTGAAGCGAAAAACACCGCGCACAACACCAAGAAGGTTGACGTCGACAGCCTGCGTCACTTCCGTGACCGCTTCGACATCCCGATCAAGGATGATCAGCTCGAAGCCCTGCCGTTCTTCAAGCCGGAAGAAGGCAGCGCCGAAGCGCGTTACCTGGCCGAGCGTCGTGCTGCACTGGGCGGCTTCGTGCCACAGCGTCGCGCGCAGAGCTTCAGCCTGCCGACCCCGCCGCTGGAAACCCTCAAGGCCATCCTTGACGGCTCCGGCGACCGCGAAATCTCCACCACCATGGCCTTCGTGCGCATCCTGACCCAACTGGTCAAGGACAAGGAAGTGGGTCAGCGCATCGTTCCGATCATCCCGGACGAAGCCCGTACCTTCGGCATGGAAGGCATGTTCCGCCAGCTGGGTATCTACTCGTCCGTAGGCCAGTTGTACGAGCCGGTCGACAAAGAACAAGTGATGTTCTACCGCGAGGACAAGAAGGGGCAGATCCTCGAGGAAGGCATCAACGAAGCCGGTGCGATGTCGTCGTTCATCGCGGCGGGTACTTCGTACAGCAGCCACAACCAGCCGATGATTCCGTTCTACATCTTCTACTCGATGTTCGGTTTCCAGCGTATCGGCGACCTGGCATGGGCCGCAGGCGACAGCCGCACCCGTGGCTTCCTGATCGGCGGCACCGCCGGTCGTACCACCCTGAACGGTGAAGGTCTGCAGCACGAAGACGGTCACAGCCACATCCTGGCGTCGACCATCCCGAACTGCCGCACCTTCGATCCAACCTACGGCTACGAGCTGGCGGTGATCATTCAGGACGGCATGAAGAAGATGTTCGAAGAACAACAGGACGTCTTCTACTACCTGACCGTGATGAACGAGTCCTACACGCAACCTGCCATGCCGGCCGGTTCCGAGGAAGGCATCATCAAGGGCATGTACCTGCTCGAAGAAGACACCAAGGAAGCCGCCCACCACGTGCAGCTGCTGGGTTCGGGCACCATCCTGCGTGAAGTACGCGAGGCGGCGAAGATCCTGCGCGAGCAGTTCAACATTGGTGCGGACGTCTGGAGCGTCACCAGCTTCAACGAATTGCGTCGCGACGGCCTGGCCGTAGAGCGCAGCAACCGTCTGAAGCCGGGGCAGAAGCCACAGTTGAGCTACGTTGAAGAATGCCTCAGTGGCCGTAAAGGTCCGGTGATTGCTTCGACCGACTACATGAAACTGTTCGCTGACCAGATCCGTCAGTGGGTTCCGAGCAAGGAATACAAGGTGTTGGGCACCGACGGTTTCGGCCGTAGCGACAGCCGCAAGAAGCTGCGCAACTTCTTTGAAGTTGACCGTCACTTCGTGGTGCTGGCGGCCCTGGAAGCCTTGGCCGATCGCGGCGATATCGAACCTAAAGTCGTGGCGGAAGCCATTGCCAAGTTCGGTATCGATCCTGAAAAGCGCAACCCGCTGGACTGCTAA